In the Pseudothauera hydrothermalis genome, one interval contains:
- a CDS encoding hybrid sensor histidine kinase/response regulator, producing the protein MRTAPELPDDPAQARACFAAVSAERDRALAELARLRARLDLALQHVGGGLWDWRLDSNEIDVDARALVLLGAAQGALGRRAEALLPSIHPEDLGAVQALLRSHLRGELDRFECEFRLRTRAGRWQWIEVRGRAEDRGADGRWRRLFGVWRDVTDAKRKALELLQAKEAAEAASRAKGDFLANMSHEIRTPMNGILGMTELLLDSGLDAEQRNYLQTIKSSAEALLTIIDDVLDFSKIEAGKLSLECIDFSAAEVVGEAIKSLALRAHQKGLEIYYHLAADVPAVLRGDPGRIRQVLLNLVGNAIKFTSAGEIEVVVTLARRERTRAELCVAVRDTGIGIPEGQREAIFGAFTQADTSTTRKYGGTGLGLAICRRLVDLMGGRLTLSSKEGCGSTFSFTAQLDVMAEAPRLQARGLAGRRVLVGTRCAAFAAHLAKQLGGFGLRAEAFGDGRALVDALAAAHRNDDPVDFLLMDAAMPEPGGFALAARFRQSTPWLSRIVMLLDSHSLREDLARCRELGLSSRLAKPFGIDELLDALSMACNGAGEEADEDGFLRFDPHAGGAVPAHQTDGRRSLAVLLVEDNPVNQTVASRLLERAGHRVSVVNNGQEAVDILENHRFDVVLMDVQMPVMGGIEATQIIRAREARRSWAMSGRWQPVPIIAMTAHAMESDRRRCLEAGMDDYLTKPIQSAALLSAIERVCNGYDQMAVALDGAADLTLLDAADSSASPDAVSDLAHTRRLLDGDDAALAQLLQLFFRDLQPNLTALHNARQEGDRRRLYELAHTLKGSVGIFGAARAERAARQLEDIARNGEDSACAEAVSALIREMQWLANDLRPHLREL; encoded by the coding sequence ATGCGCACGGCGCCGGAGCTGCCCGACGATCCGGCGCAGGCGCGTGCGTGCTTTGCTGCCGTCAGTGCGGAGCGGGACCGGGCGCTGGCCGAGCTGGCCAGGCTTCGTGCACGTCTCGATCTGGCGTTGCAGCATGTGGGCGGCGGCCTATGGGATTGGCGTCTGGACAGCAACGAAATCGATGTCGACGCGCGCGCGCTGGTCTTGCTCGGTGCAGCCCAGGGGGCGCTTGGCCGGCGCGCCGAAGCCTTGTTGCCGAGCATCCACCCGGAAGATCTTGGCGCAGTGCAAGCTTTGTTGAGAAGCCACTTGCGCGGCGAGCTCGACCGTTTCGAGTGCGAGTTCCGGCTGCGTACTCGGGCGGGCCGCTGGCAGTGGATCGAAGTCCGAGGGCGTGCGGAAGATCGCGGTGCCGATGGGCGCTGGCGGCGCTTGTTTGGCGTGTGGCGCGATGTCACCGATGCCAAGCGCAAGGCGCTTGAATTGCTGCAGGCCAAGGAGGCGGCCGAGGCGGCCAGCCGGGCCAAGGGCGATTTTCTGGCCAACATGAGCCATGAGATTCGCACGCCGATGAACGGTATTCTCGGCATGACCGAATTGCTGCTCGATTCCGGGTTGGATGCCGAGCAGCGCAACTATCTGCAGACCATCAAGTCCTCGGCGGAGGCGTTGCTGACCATCATCGATGACGTGCTCGATTTTTCCAAGATCGAGGCCGGCAAGCTCAGCCTGGAGTGCATCGATTTTTCTGCGGCCGAGGTGGTGGGCGAGGCGATCAAATCACTGGCGCTGCGTGCGCACCAGAAGGGCCTGGAGATCTATTACCACCTTGCTGCCGACGTGCCCGCGGTGCTGCGCGGCGACCCTGGGCGCATTCGGCAGGTGTTGCTCAACTTGGTGGGCAACGCAATCAAATTTACCTCCGCAGGTGAGATCGAGGTGGTAGTGACGCTTGCCCGGCGTGAGCGTACGCGGGCAGAGCTGTGTGTGGCAGTACGCGACACCGGCATCGGTATTCCGGAAGGTCAGCGGGAAGCCATTTTCGGCGCGTTCACCCAGGCCGATACATCTACGACGCGCAAATACGGCGGTACCGGACTGGGGTTGGCGATCTGCCGGCGCCTGGTCGATCTGATGGGCGGGCGTCTGACGCTCAGCAGCAAAGAGGGCTGCGGGAGTACCTTCAGCTTTACCGCCCAGTTGGATGTGATGGCCGAAGCGCCAAGGCTGCAAGCGCGTGGGTTGGCCGGTCGGCGGGTGCTGGTGGGCACGCGCTGTGCGGCGTTTGCTGCCCATTTGGCCAAACAGTTGGGTGGCTTTGGGTTGCGGGCCGAGGCGTTTGGCGACGGTCGAGCGCTGGTCGACGCGCTGGCTGCGGCCCATCGCAATGACGATCCGGTCGATTTTCTGTTGATGGATGCGGCCATGCCCGAGCCTGGCGGATTTGCCCTGGCCGCCCGTTTTCGGCAATCGACGCCCTGGCTGTCGCGCATCGTCATGCTGCTCGACAGCCACTCGCTGCGCGAGGATTTGGCGCGTTGCCGGGAACTGGGTCTGAGCTCACGGCTGGCCAAGCCTTTTGGCATCGATGAGTTGCTCGATGCGCTCAGCATGGCCTGCAACGGCGCGGGTGAGGAAGCGGACGAGGACGGCTTTTTGCGCTTCGATCCGCATGCCGGCGGGGCGGTACCTGCGCATCAGACCGATGGTCGGCGGTCGCTTGCGGTGTTGTTGGTCGAGGACAATCCGGTCAATCAAACCGTGGCCAGCCGGCTGCTCGAGCGTGCCGGGCACCGGGTCAGCGTCGTGAATAACGGCCAGGAAGCGGTCGATATACTCGAAAACCACCGCTTCGACGTGGTGCTGATGGATGTTCAGATGCCGGTGATGGGCGGTATCGAGGCCACCCAGATCATCCGTGCGCGGGAGGCGCGGCGCAGTTGGGCGATGTCTGGGCGCTGGCAGCCGGTACCCATCATCGCCATGACCGCGCATGCCATGGAAAGCGACCGCAGGCGCTGCTTGGAAGCGGGCATGGATGACTACCTGACCAAACCGATCCAATCCGCGGCATTGCTGAGCGCGATCGAGCGCGTGTGCAACGGGTATGACCAGATGGCCGTGGCGCTGGACGGGGCGGCAGATTTGACGCTGCTGGATGCGGCCGATTCGTCTGCATCGCCCGATGCGGTGTCCGATCTGGCGCATACTCGGCGCTTGCTAGATGGCGATGATGCGGCGCTTGCGCAGTTGCTGCAGCTATTCTTTCGCGATCTGCAGCCCAACCTTACCGCTTTGCACAACGCTAGGCAGGAGGGCGACCGGCGCCGGCTCTACGAGCTGGCCCACACGCTCAAAGGATCGGTGGGGATTTTCGGCGCCGCCCGTGCCGAGCGCGCCGCGCGGCAGTTGGAAGACATCGCCCGCAACGGCGAAGACAGCGCCTGTGCCGAGGCGGTCTCAGCGTTGATCCGCGAGATGCAATGGTTGGCCAACGATCTGCGCCCGCATCTGCGTGAGCTTTGA
- a CDS encoding NAD kinase, with protein sequence MSQRFHTVALIGKYQSPDVAEAVSRLAEFLRGRGLRVLIEQGTASSIGMGGGEFPPAAYDEIGARADLAVVLGGDGTMLNTARRLAEHGVPLVGINQGRLGFLTDIAREDASERIGEILDGRYISECRFMLDAEILRGGQRIFHTLALNDVVINKGDLGRMIEFDVTIDGEFVYTQRSDGMIVSTPTGSTAYALSANGPILHPSVGGIAIVPLCPHALTARPVTLPDSCRIDIDLLPPHDARVHFDGQARFDARAGDCLRVTRSALQVRLLHPESYSYFAMLREKLHWSAVPRHT encoded by the coding sequence ATGAGTCAGCGCTTTCACACCGTCGCCCTGATCGGCAAGTACCAGAGTCCGGACGTGGCCGAGGCCGTCTCGCGTCTGGCCGAATTCCTCCGCGGACGCGGGTTGCGGGTGCTCATCGAGCAGGGCACTGCGAGTTCGATCGGCATGGGCGGGGGCGAGTTTCCGCCGGCCGCCTACGATGAGATCGGTGCCCGTGCCGATCTGGCCGTGGTGCTCGGCGGCGATGGCACCATGCTCAATACCGCGCGCCGGTTGGCTGAGCACGGGGTCCCGCTGGTGGGCATCAACCAGGGGCGATTGGGTTTTCTGACCGATATCGCCCGCGAGGACGCAAGCGAGCGTATCGGTGAGATTCTCGACGGACGCTATATATCGGAATGCCGTTTCATGCTCGACGCAGAGATTCTGCGGGGCGGCCAACGCATCTTCCACACCCTGGCGCTCAACGACGTGGTGATCAACAAAGGCGATCTCGGGCGCATGATCGAATTCGACGTGACGATAGACGGCGAGTTTGTCTATACCCAGCGCTCGGATGGAATGATCGTCAGCACGCCCACCGGCTCCACGGCTTATGCGCTGTCTGCCAACGGTCCCATTCTGCATCCGAGCGTCGGCGGCATTGCCATCGTGCCGCTGTGCCCGCATGCGCTGACCGCCCGTCCGGTGACCTTGCCGGATAGCTGCCGCATCGACATCGATCTTTTACCGCCGCACGATGCCAGGGTGCATTTCGACGGCCAGGCACGCTTCGATGCGCGTGCCGGCGACTGCCTGCGGGTGACCCGCTCGGCCTTGCAGGTGCGCCTGTTGCATCCTGAAAGTTACAGCTACTTCGCCATGTTGCGCGAGAAACTGCACTGGAGTGCGGTCCCGCGCCATACCTGA
- the hrcA gene encoding heat-inducible transcriptional repressor HrcA: MNTLDARSQILLKTLIERYIAEGQPVGSRTLSRYSGLELSPATVRNVMSDLEEMGFITSPHTSAGRIPTARGYRFFVDSLLTVQPLDASRIDALRGQLQPDQPQRLINSASQLLSELTRFAGVVVAPRREAVRIRQIEFIRLSDTRILLIIVTTSGDVQNRLLLTRRPYSASELTSAANYLNEHYAGLAFDEIRTRVHDELKQLSNDMSELMAAAVEAGSEATAETAASYVISGETNLLDVEELSSNMARLRELFKLFEQRTGLLQLLELSNRAEGVQIFIGGESGLAPLDGCSVITAPYEVDGQVVGSVGVIGPTRMAYDRVIPIVDITARLLSNALSSRD; this comes from the coding sequence ATGAATACGCTCGATGCCCGTTCGCAAATTCTTCTCAAGACGCTGATCGAACGTTACATCGCCGAGGGCCAACCTGTGGGCTCGCGGACGCTGTCGCGCTATTCCGGTCTGGAGCTGTCGCCGGCCACGGTGCGCAACGTCATGAGCGACCTGGAGGAGATGGGCTTCATCACCAGTCCGCACACTTCAGCCGGCCGTATCCCCACCGCGCGCGGCTATCGCTTTTTCGTCGACTCGCTGCTGACCGTGCAACCTTTGGACGCATCGCGTATCGATGCTTTGCGCGGCCAGTTGCAGCCGGATCAGCCGCAGCGGCTGATCAATTCGGCCTCTCAGCTGTTATCCGAACTGACCCGATTTGCCGGTGTCGTGGTAGCGCCCCGACGTGAAGCGGTGCGGATCCGCCAGATCGAATTCATCCGCCTGTCCGATACCCGGATTCTGCTGATCATCGTCACCACTTCGGGCGATGTGCAAAACCGCCTCCTGCTCACCCGCCGGCCCTACAGCGCCAGCGAGCTGACCAGCGCGGCAAACTATCTCAACGAACATTACGCGGGCCTTGCCTTCGATGAAATCCGCACCCGGGTGCACGACGAATTGAAGCAATTGAGCAATGACATGAGCGAACTGATGGCCGCAGCGGTCGAAGCCGGCAGCGAGGCCACCGCCGAGACCGCTGCCAGCTACGTGATCTCGGGCGAGACGAATTTGCTCGATGTCGAAGAGCTGTCGTCCAACATGGCGCGACTGCGCGAACTGTTCAAGTTGTTCGAACAGCGCACCGGCCTGCTGCAACTACTTGAACTCTCGAACCGCGCCGAGGGCGTGCAGATTTTCATCGGTGGCGAATCCGGACTGGCGCCGCTCGACGGCTGTAGCGTGATCACCGCGCCTTATGAAGTCGACGGTCAGGTGGTCGGTTCGGTCGGCGTCATCGGTCCCACGCGCATGGCCTACGATCGTGTGATTCCCATCGTCGACATCACCGCCCGCCTGCTCTCAAACGCCTTGTCATCCCGCGACTGA
- a CDS encoding outer membrane protein assembly factor BamE: protein MRFLHITALIAALGPLAACSFGTLTDHLNPYRIDVRQGNYVDQEMVAQLRRGMTREQVRFVLGTPLVVDIFRNDRWDYVYLFTKGHGQPEKRIISVFFKDDVLDRVAGDVQPGDPQAALQTQRGERSRVIEIEAPAKD from the coding sequence ATGCGCTTTTTGCACATTACGGCACTGATTGCCGCACTCGGCCCGCTGGCCGCTTGTTCGTTCGGCACCCTCACCGACCACCTCAACCCGTATCGCATCGATGTTCGTCAGGGCAATTACGTGGATCAGGAGATGGTCGCGCAGTTGCGTCGCGGCATGACCCGTGAGCAGGTACGCTTCGTGTTGGGTACGCCCTTGGTCGTGGATATCTTCCGCAATGATCGTTGGGATTACGTCTATCTCTTCACCAAAGGTCACGGCCAGCCGGAAAAGCGCATCATCTCGGTGTTTTTCAAAGACGACGTGCTCGATCGGGTCGCGGGCGACGTTCAGCCCGGCGATCCGCAGGCGGCGCTGCAGACGCAGCGTGGCGAACGCAGCCGGGTCATTGAAATCGAGGCGCCGGCCAAGGATTGA
- the dapB gene encoding 4-hydroxy-tetrahydrodipicolinate reductase — MSQLRVAIAGASGRMGRTLIEAVLKDGEIALAAAFDRPGTPFIGRDAGEMVGVASGVAIGDDAREAIAASDCLIDFTRPEGTLAHLALARELGKAMVIGTTGFDAAGKQAIAEAARDIPLVFAPNMAVGVNAVFKLLETAARILKEGFDVEVIEAHHRFKVDAPSGTALRMGEVVARELGRDLEKCAIYGREGVTGERKAETIGFSTIRGGDVVGDHTVLFAGIGERVEITHKAGSRMPYALGSLRAARFLAGRKAGLFDMQDVLGLR; from the coding sequence ATGAGTCAATTACGTGTTGCCATTGCCGGTGCGTCCGGCCGCATGGGACGGACGCTGATCGAAGCGGTGCTCAAGGATGGCGAGATCGCGCTCGCTGCGGCCTTCGACCGTCCGGGTACCCCTTTCATTGGCCGCGATGCCGGTGAAATGGTGGGTGTGGCCAGCGGGGTGGCCATAGGAGACGATGCGCGCGAGGCGATTGCCGCCAGCGACTGCCTGATCGACTTCACCCGCCCCGAGGGCACGCTGGCCCATCTGGCGCTCGCCCGTGAGCTGGGCAAGGCCATGGTGATTGGCACCACCGGTTTCGATGCGGCGGGCAAGCAAGCCATTGCCGAGGCTGCGCGCGACATTCCGTTGGTATTCGCGCCCAATATGGCAGTGGGCGTCAATGCGGTGTTCAAGTTGCTCGAAACCGCTGCGCGCATTCTCAAAGAGGGTTTCGATGTCGAAGTGATCGAGGCGCATCACCGCTTCAAGGTCGATGCGCCCTCGGGTACTGCGCTGCGCATGGGCGAGGTGGTGGCGCGTGAGCTGGGCCGCGATCTGGAAAAATGCGCCATCTATGGCCGCGAAGGGGTGACGGGCGAACGCAAGGCTGAGACCATCGGTTTTTCCACGATCCGCGGTGGCGATGTGGTGGGTGATCACACGGTGCTGTTTGCCGGCATCGGCGAGCGTGTGGAAATCACCCACAAAGCGGGCAGTCGCATGCCTTATGCGCTTGGCTCGCTGCGCGCGGCGCGTTTTCTGGCCGGGCGCAAAGCGGGGCTGTTCGACATGCAGGACGTACTGGGCCTGCGTTGA
- the recN gene encoding DNA repair protein RecN yields MLRRLTIRDFVIVDRLELDFQPGFGALTGETGAGKSILLDALGLALGDRAEATAIRAGRERAEVSAEFDLPPDGPLTGWLAEQALEADDGVVILRRVVEASGRSRAWVNGSAVTLAQLREAGQWLCDIHGQHAHHALLRADTQRALLDAHAGAGQLAAEVAARYRDWRQAVARRERAEQDRAATERETELLTWQVRELEELAFDADQWHALDQEHARLAHAVGLMSGADELLAALGEGELAAAPVLARLANRVGEMAGIDPALEQVRSLLADAAIQADEALHALRRYRDRLDLDPERLAVIEDRIAAVTDLARKHRVAPEALPDLLADWRRRLDALSASADPDRLAEQEAAARHAYEVAAGQLSALRRPAAAALSAQVSEAMQTLAMAGGCFEVALLPLPEGSAQGNEAVEFRVAANPSQPLRPLAKVASGGELSRIGLAIQVMTSRDAATPTLIFDEVDVGIGGGVAEIVGKLLHRLGRERQVLCVTHLPQVAACADWQWSIAKAEQGGEVLSRVTVLDRAARVEEIARMLGGLNITETTRRHAAEMLGQA; encoded by the coding sequence ATGTTGCGCCGCCTGACCATCCGCGACTTCGTCATCGTTGACCGTCTGGAACTCGATTTCCAGCCCGGTTTTGGCGCCCTCACCGGTGAGACCGGGGCTGGTAAGTCCATTCTGCTGGACGCGCTGGGGCTGGCGCTGGGCGACCGCGCCGAGGCCACTGCAATCCGCGCCGGGCGCGAGCGCGCGGAAGTGAGCGCCGAGTTCGATCTGCCGCCCGATGGTCCGCTGACCGGTTGGCTGGCCGAACAGGCGTTGGAAGCCGACGACGGCGTGGTGATTTTGCGCCGCGTGGTCGAGGCGAGCGGGCGTTCGCGGGCCTGGGTGAACGGCTCGGCGGTCACGCTGGCGCAATTGCGTGAAGCTGGCCAATGGCTGTGCGACATCCATGGTCAGCATGCCCATCATGCCTTGCTGCGCGCCGATACGCAGCGCGCTTTGCTCGATGCCCATGCCGGCGCCGGCCAGCTCGCCGCCGAAGTGGCCGCGCGCTACCGCGACTGGCGGCAGGCGGTGGCGCGGCGCGAGCGTGCCGAACAAGACCGTGCCGCCACCGAGCGAGAAACCGAGTTGCTGACTTGGCAAGTGCGCGAGCTCGAGGAACTGGCCTTCGATGCCGATCAATGGCATGCACTCGATCAGGAGCATGCGCGTCTTGCCCATGCTGTGGGACTGATGTCAGGCGCCGACGAGCTGCTTGCTGCATTGGGCGAAGGTGAGCTGGCCGCAGCCCCTGTGTTGGCTCGTCTAGCCAATCGGGTCGGTGAAATGGCCGGCATCGATCCTGCGCTCGAACAGGTGCGTAGTCTGCTGGCCGATGCCGCCATTCAGGCGGACGAAGCCCTGCATGCGCTGCGCCGTTATCGCGATCGGCTGGACCTCGACCCTGAGCGGCTGGCTGTGATAGAGGATCGTATCGCTGCGGTCACCGATCTTGCGCGCAAGCATCGTGTCGCCCCCGAAGCCTTACCCGATCTGCTCGCCGACTGGCGTCGCCGCTTGGACGCTTTGAGCGCGAGCGCCGACCCGGATCGTCTGGCCGAACAGGAAGCGGCCGCGCGCCACGCTTACGAGGTCGCGGCCGGGCAACTGAGTGCGCTGCGCCGTCCGGCCGCCGCGGCGCTTTCGGCGCAAGTGAGCGAGGCCATGCAAACCTTGGCAATGGCCGGCGGATGCTTCGAGGTGGCGCTCTTGCCGCTGCCGGAAGGTTCTGCGCAGGGCAACGAAGCTGTGGAGTTCCGGGTGGCGGCCAACCCCAGCCAGCCGCTGCGCCCGCTGGCCAAGGTGGCCTCCGGCGGCGAGCTGTCGCGCATTGGCTTGGCCATCCAGGTGATGACCAGCCGCGATGCAGCCACGCCTACGTTGATTTTCGACGAAGTCGACGTCGGCATCGGCGGTGGGGTAGCAGAGATCGTCGGTAAACTCTTGCATCGGCTCGGGCGCGAACGCCAAGTGCTGTGCGTGACCCATTTGCCGCAGGTAGCCGCTTGTGCCGATTGGCAGTGGTCCATCGCCAAGGCCGAACAGGGTGGCGAAGTGCTCAGCCGTGTCACGGTGCTCGATCGGGCGGCAAGAGTAGAGGAAATCGCCCGTATGCTCGGCGGGTTGAACATCACCGAGACCACCCGCCGCCATGCCGCCGAAATGCTTGGTCAGGCGTGA
- the hemH gene encoding ferrochelatase, with translation MARYRPEPPYAHGTPARTAVLLVNLGTPAAPTAAALRPYLKQFLSDPRVVEIPRVLWWPILHGIILNTRPKKSAEKYASIWLPEGSPLKVHTEKQAKLLAGYLGHAGVSDIQVAWAMRYGDPSISQTLQRLREAHCTRILVVPMYPQYAASTTASVMDEVARCMLGWRNLPEIRFVRSFHDDPGYIAALAQSVRDHWARCGRGDKLVMSFHGVPRRALDLGDPYHCECHKTARLLGEALGLPAERVLVTFQSRFGKAEWLKPYTQPMLEALAASGLRRVDVMCPGFVADCLETLEEIAMECRTAYIAAGGQQFEYIPCLNENDAWIEALSRIVRAHLGNWLELSQPDAQALARTRQRAVELGAQR, from the coding sequence ATGGCCCGCTACCGGCCCGAACCGCCCTACGCCCACGGCACGCCCGCACGCACCGCGGTACTGCTGGTCAACCTTGGCACCCCGGCCGCGCCAACCGCGGCGGCGCTACGCCCCTATTTGAAGCAGTTTCTTTCCGACCCGCGCGTGGTGGAAATTCCGCGCGTGCTGTGGTGGCCCATCCTCCACGGCATCATCCTCAACACCCGACCCAAGAAATCCGCCGAAAAATATGCCAGCATATGGCTGCCCGAAGGTTCGCCGCTGAAAGTGCATACCGAAAAGCAGGCCAAATTGCTGGCCGGCTACCTCGGCCACGCCGGTGTGTCGGACATCCAGGTGGCCTGGGCAATGCGCTATGGCGACCCATCCATTTCGCAAACCTTGCAGCGCCTGCGCGAGGCCCACTGCACCCGCATCCTGGTGGTGCCGATGTACCCGCAGTACGCGGCCAGCACCACTGCCAGCGTCATGGACGAAGTCGCGCGCTGTATGCTCGGTTGGCGCAACCTGCCGGAAATCCGCTTTGTACGCAGCTTTCATGACGACCCGGGCTACATTGCGGCGTTGGCGCAAAGTGTGCGCGACCACTGGGCACGCTGCGGCCGGGGCGACAAGCTGGTAATGAGCTTTCACGGCGTGCCGCGGCGCGCGCTGGATCTGGGCGACCCTTACCATTGCGAGTGTCACAAAACCGCCCGGCTGCTTGGCGAGGCGCTCGGATTGCCGGCCGAGCGTGTGCTGGTCACCTTCCAGTCGCGCTTTGGCAAGGCTGAATGGCTCAAGCCCTACACCCAGCCCATGCTCGAGGCCCTGGCCGCATCGGGGCTGCGGCGGGTAGACGTCATGTGCCCCGGTTTTGTGGCCGACTGCTTGGAAACACTGGAAGAAATCGCCATGGAGTGCCGCACCGCCTACATCGCCGCCGGCGGCCAGCAGTTCGAATACATCCCCTGCCTGAATGAAAACGACGCCTGGATCGAGGCACTGAGCCGGATCGTCCGCGCACACCTGGGCAACTGGCTGGAACTGTCGCAACCCGATGCGCAGGCGCTGGCGCGCACCCGGCAGCGCGCCGTCGAGCTGGGCGCACAACGCTGA
- the fur gene encoding ferric iron uptake transcriptional regulator, whose product MTDNSQSLKSIGLKATYPRLKILDLFQTSEQRHLTAEDVYRLLMTEGMDIGLATVYRVLTQFEQAGLLERHYFESGKAVFELHEGGHHDHLVCLQCGKVEEFFDPEIERRQNAVAAERGFKMKDHALYLYAECIKENCPHRNGNNA is encoded by the coding sequence ATGACCGACAACTCACAAAGCCTCAAAAGCATAGGTCTCAAGGCGACTTATCCGCGCCTGAAGATTCTCGATTTGTTTCAAACCTCGGAACAGCGCCATCTGACCGCTGAAGACGTCTATCGCCTGCTGATGACCGAAGGCATGGACATCGGTCTGGCCACCGTCTATCGCGTACTGACCCAGTTCGAACAGGCCGGTCTGTTGGAGCGGCATTACTTTGAATCGGGCAAGGCAGTTTTCGAGCTCCACGAAGGCGGGCACCACGACCACTTGGTCTGCCTGCAGTGCGGCAAAGTCGAGGAATTTTTCGACCCGGAGATCGAGCGTCGGCAAAACGCGGTGGCCGCCGAGCGTGGCTTCAAGATGAAAGACCACGCGCTCTACTTGTACGCCGAGTGCATCAAGGAAAACTGCCCTCACCGCAACGGCAATAACGCCTGA